The following are encoded together in the Lactuca sativa cultivar Salinas chromosome 1, Lsat_Salinas_v11, whole genome shotgun sequence genome:
- the LOC111882867 gene encoding external alternative NAD(P)H-ubiquinone oxidoreductase B2, mitochondrial → MKSSNIYERFSQTFRQHPSLSRFLVVFAVSGGGLVAYSEGNILSSSPKIDELPEAGNKKKRVVVLGTGWAGTSFLKNLKNSSYDVQVVSPRNYFAFTPLLPSVTVGTVEARSVVEPIRNIVKKKNVNVNFLEAECYKIDAKNKKVYCRSTQDEKEEFIVDYDYLVVAMGARVNTFNTPGVEENCLYLKEVEDALKIRRSVIDCFEKASLPNVSEDERKRMLQFVVVGGGPTGVEFAAELHDFVSEDLVRLYPAVKDFVKISLLEATDHILNMFDKRITAFAEEKFHRDGIDLRTGSMVVKVTDKEISTKEIKTGKISTIPYGMAVWSTGIATRPVVMDFMKQIGQANRRVLATDEWLRVEGTNSIYALGDCATINQRKVMEDISSIFKKADKDNSGTLTVKEFQEALDDICDRYPQVQLYLKNKKMSNLVDLLKESKGDVAKESIALNVEEFKSALSQVDSQMKNLPATAQVAAQQGSYLADCFNRMDECEKHPEGPLRFRESGRHRFRPFRYKHLGQFAPLGGEQTAAQLPGDWVSIGHSTQWLWYSVYASKQVSWRTRSLVVSDWMRRFIFGRDSSQI, encoded by the exons ATGAAGAGTTCGAATATCTACGAGAGGTTTTCTCAAACGTTTCGTCAACATCCTTCTCTCTCGAGATTTCTCGTGGTTTTCGCCGTCAG TGGTGGAGGTCTTGTGGCTTATTCAGAGGGAAACATATTAAGTAGTAGTCCAAAGATTGATGAATTACCCGAGGCAGGTAACAAGAAAAAGAGGGTAGTTGTACTTGGAACTGGTTGGGCTGGAACAAGTTTCTTGAAAAATTTGAAGAATTCTTCATATGATGTCCAAGTGGTATCACCTAGAAATTACTTTGCTTTCACACCTTTATTACCAAGTGTCACAGTTGGCACTGTGGAAGCTAGAAGTGTTGTCGAACCCATTCGCAACATTGTCAAAAAG AAGAATGTAAATGTTAATTTCTTGGAAGCTGAATGTTACAAGATTGATGCAAAAAACAAGAAAGTATATTGTCGTTCAACtcaagatgagaaagaagaaTTCATTGTTGATTATGATTACCTTGTTGTTGCCATGGGAGCACGTGTTAATACCTTCAACACTCCTGGTGTCGAAGAAAACTGCCTCTACTTAAAG GAAGTTGAAGATGCTCTAAAGATCCGGAGGAGTGTAATCGATTGCTTTGAAAAGGCAAGCCTACCAAACGTAAGTGAAGATGAGAGAAAAAGGATGCTTCAGTTTGTTGTTGTTGGTGGTGGGCCCACCGGTGTTGAGTTTGCAGCTGAGCTTCATGATTTTGTTTCTGAGGATTTGGTGAGATTGTATCCAGCTGTTAAAGATTTCGTCAAAATATCACTTCTTGAAGCAACCGACCATATTCTCAACAT GTTTGACAAAAGAATTACAGCTTTCGCAGAAGAAAAGTTTCATAGAGATGGTATAGATTTGAGAACAGGATCAATGGTGGTGAAGGTGACAGATAAAGAAATTTCAACAAAAGAAATCAAAACTGGAAAAATCTCTACAATACCTTATGGGATGGCTGTCTGGTCAACAGGTATTGCAACTCGCCCTGTTGTCATGGACTTCATGAAGCAAATTGGTCAG GCAAATCGACGTGTATTAGCAACTGATGAATGGCTTAGAGTTGAAGGAACCAACAGCATATATGCTCTAGGCGATTGTGCCACAATCAACCAACGCAAAGTCATG GAGGATATTTCGTCTATATTTAAAAAGGCTGACAAGGACAACTCTGGAACCCTTACAGTTAAAGAATTTCAAGAAGCCCTTGATGACATCTGTGACAG GTATCCTCAAGTGCAACTTTATCTAAAGAACAAGAAAATGAGCAATCTTGTTGATTTACTAAAGGAATCCAAGGGCGATGTTGCAAAAGAATCAATTGCACTCAATGTTGAAGAATTTAAATCCGCTCTATCTCAAGTTGATTCTCAAATGAAGAATCTTCCCGCAACCGCTCAG GTTGCAGCTCAGCAAGGGTCATACCTTGCGGATTGCTTTAACCGCATGGACGAGTGCGAGAAACATCCGGAAGGTCCTCTCCGTTTCCGAGAGTCGGGACGCCATCGGTTTCGTCCTTTCAG ATACAAGCACCTTGGCCAATTTGCTCCATTAGGAGGAGAACAAACAGCAGCACAACTCCCTGGGGATTGGGTTTCCATTGGCCACAGCACTCAGTGGCTCTGGTATTCTGTCTATGCAAG CAAGCAAGTGAGTTGGCGTACAAGGTCGCTAGTGGTGTCCGATTGGATGAGACGTTTCATATTCGGCCGAGACTCAAGTCAAATATAA
- the LOC111882864 gene encoding heat stress transcription factor A-1b, which yields MSYGTYLSLYKLYVLILLIVVLPMGTIEEEVSGGSHGGSAFNNITNNGGDGGGGGGNGRTKLKLACTNFLSKLYKMVDNKATNSIISWGSSSNTFIISDEGRFISEILPCYFKINHLDNFIYQLNNYGFKKKEGDHLLEFEHEYFQEGNQLLLKHIKRRNKPLMATNNISTLSVATNELEALFAKVRHSQQQIKTKIHWLKDDIGKTFSEVKSIIEDNSHKLISTFFEGRKRKLVDFNLGTDFVDIEKDFELMYGQCEASMTHIDGFMTLSDLTEKLTKKHNDNNRGSVVGDDRRRIPQFLQKLYDMVQKEETDNFVSWNLPNRDSFIIRDINEFASQVLPMYFTHANFSSFNSQLNIYVSLKLEIYTFLVLKSNLPMLEYKLYNNVFINTNIFLS from the exons ATGTCTTATGGTACATATCTCTCTCTATATAAACTCTATGTGTTGATACTTCTCATTGTGGTTCTACCTATGGGAACAATAGAGGAGGAGGTCTCTGGCGGCAGCCATGGTGGTAGTGCTTTCAACAATATAACAAACaacggtggtgatggtggtggtggcggcggcaaTGGACGAACAAAATTGAAACTAGCATGTACCAACTTCTTGAGCAAACTATACAAAATGGTTGATAATAAAGCGACCAACTCCATCATATCATGGGGCTCGTCTTCTAACACCTTCATCATATCCGATGAAGGACGATTTATATCAGAGATTCTCCCTTGCTACTTCAAAATCAATCATCTTGATAACTTCATTTATCAACTTAATAACTAT ggtttcaagaagaaGGAAGGGGATCACTTATTGGAGTTCGAGCACGAGTATTTCCAAGAAGGGAATCAACTCTTGCTAAAACACATCAAGAGAAGAAACAAACCACTTATGGCCACCAACAACATATCAACACTTAGTGTTGCCACAAACGAGCTTGAAGCCTTATTTGCAAAAGTTAGACATTCTCAACAACAAATCAAAACGAAAATACATTGGCTTAAAGATGATATAGGAAAAACTTTCTCCGAGGTCAAAAGTATTATTGAAGATAACTCTCATAAACTGATATCAACATTTTTCGAAGGCCGTAAAAGAAAACTTGTTGATTTTAACCTTGGAACTGATTTTGTTGATATCGAGAAAGATTTTGAACTAATGTATGGTCAATGTGAGGCATCGATGACTCATATCGATGGTTTTATGACCTTGAGTGATTTGACTGAAAAACTTACTAAAAAACACAATGATAATAATAGAGGTAGTGTGGTTGGTGATGATCGACGACGTATACCTCAGTTTTTACAAAAACTATATGACATGGTACAAAAAGAAGAAACTGATAATTTTGTTTCATGGAACCTACCTAATCGTGATAGTTTCATCATCCGAGATATTAATGAGTTTGCTAGTCAAGTTCTTCCTATGTATTTCACTCATGCAAATTTTAGTAGCTTCAATTCACAACTTAACATATATGTAAGTCTCAAATTAGAAATCTATACttttttagttttaaaatcaaatttACCCATGTTGGAATATAAATTATATAACAATGTTTTCATAAACACCAACATATTCCTATCCTAG